The following are encoded together in the Mumia sp. Pv4-285 genome:
- a CDS encoding CaiB/BaiF CoA transferase family protein: MKPLEDVRIIAVEQYGAGPFGSVHLADLGAEVIKIEDPRVGGDVGRYVPPYSEDEDSLFFETFNRNKRSLSLDLTSPEGRAVFEDLVTRSDVVYSNLRGDVPKKIGITYDDLKHLNPAIVCCSLTGFGMTGPRQKEPGYDYILQGLAGWMDLTGEPDGPPTKSGLSLVDFSGGYVAAISLLAGLHAARRDGIGMDCDVSLYDTALSMLTYPATWHLNAGFTPERTRHSAHPSLVPFQAFEASDGWLVVGCAKEKFWARLAVVVGHPEWAEQESPYATFSGRQQGSADLLAQLEEIFLQRTVDDWLSVLYPASIPCGPINDVPQALREEHTLARNLVVETEHPRYGTVRQVASPVRVGAETPTYRRAPRRNEDFDHVVRDIIGYDDAEVAKLRAAGAFGAPAEPTEE, translated from the coding sequence ATGAAGCCGCTCGAGGACGTCCGCATCATCGCCGTCGAGCAGTACGGCGCCGGCCCGTTCGGCAGCGTCCACCTCGCGGACCTCGGAGCCGAGGTCATCAAGATCGAGGACCCGCGGGTCGGCGGCGACGTCGGCCGCTACGTGCCGCCGTACTCCGAGGACGAGGACTCGCTCTTCTTCGAGACCTTCAACCGCAACAAGCGGAGCCTGTCGCTCGACCTCACCTCTCCCGAGGGTCGGGCGGTCTTCGAGGACCTGGTGACCCGCTCGGACGTCGTCTACTCGAACCTGCGCGGCGACGTGCCGAAGAAGATCGGCATCACCTACGACGACCTCAAGCACCTCAACCCGGCGATCGTGTGCTGCTCGCTCACCGGGTTCGGCATGACGGGTCCACGCCAGAAGGAGCCCGGCTACGACTACATCCTGCAGGGACTCGCCGGGTGGATGGACCTGACCGGCGAGCCCGACGGCCCTCCCACCAAGTCCGGGCTCTCCCTGGTGGACTTCTCCGGTGGGTACGTCGCCGCGATCTCGCTGCTCGCAGGGCTGCACGCCGCCCGCCGCGACGGGATCGGCATGGACTGCGACGTCAGCCTGTACGACACCGCGCTCTCGATGCTGACCTACCCCGCGACCTGGCACCTCAACGCCGGGTTCACCCCCGAGCGCACGCGTCATTCCGCGCACCCCTCGCTGGTGCCGTTCCAGGCGTTCGAGGCCTCCGACGGCTGGCTCGTGGTCGGCTGCGCCAAGGAGAAGTTCTGGGCACGGCTCGCGGTCGTGGTCGGCCACCCGGAGTGGGCCGAGCAGGAGTCCCCGTACGCCACCTTCTCGGGGCGCCAGCAGGGCAGCGCGGACCTCCTCGCGCAGCTCGAGGAGATCTTCCTCCAGCGCACGGTCGACGACTGGCTGTCCGTGCTCTACCCCGCGTCGATCCCCTGCGGACCGATCAACGACGTGCCGCAGGCCCTGCGCGAGGAGCACACGCTCGCCCGCAACCTCGTCGTCGAGACCGAGCACCCCCGTTACGGGACGGTCCGCCAGGTGGCGTCGCCCGTACGAGTGGGTGCCGAGACCCCGACGTACCGCCGCGCACCGCGCCGCAACGAGGACTTCGACCACGTGGTCCGCGACATCATCGGGTACGACGACGCGGAGGTCGCGAAGCTGCGTGCGGCCGGCGCGTTCGGCGCCCCGGCGGAGCCGACGGAGGAGTGA
- a CDS encoding acetyl-CoA acetyltransferase, producing MSTGVAIVGAAECDLGVTGLSILGLQTQAVSRALADAGLTLADVDGIATTGVSRFSATQLADYFGIVPTWTDSTFAGGSAFEMFVARAAQAIEAGQCTTVVISFASNQRSARSRKLGGVHDPWIPEAQFEEPYDPLYPLSYYAMAARSYLHRYGGTREQLAEIAVAAREWALLNPKAFRHGKGSLSVDDVVGSTMISSPLTAADCCLVTDGGGAVVLTSLERARHLPNKPVQVLGYGERTTNTSFTAVDDLTSPGAVGSGADAFARAGISPADVDVLEVYDSFTITAALNVEALGFCGPGEVFDYIADGRIRPGGALPLNTSGGGLSYCHPGQLGVLLLVEAVRQLRGECGQRQVPDAQIAVAHGTGGILSTHATVVLGVDR from the coding sequence GTGAGCACCGGCGTCGCGATCGTCGGGGCAGCCGAGTGCGACCTCGGTGTCACCGGGCTGTCGATCCTGGGCCTCCAGACCCAGGCGGTGAGCCGCGCCCTGGCCGACGCCGGACTCACGCTCGCCGATGTCGACGGGATCGCCACCACCGGCGTGTCGCGGTTCTCTGCGACGCAGCTGGCCGACTACTTCGGGATCGTCCCCACGTGGACGGACTCGACGTTCGCCGGCGGGTCGGCGTTCGAGATGTTCGTCGCCCGCGCCGCCCAGGCCATCGAGGCCGGGCAGTGCACGACGGTGGTGATCTCCTTCGCGTCCAACCAGCGCTCAGCACGCTCGCGCAAGCTCGGTGGCGTCCACGACCCCTGGATCCCCGAGGCACAGTTCGAGGAGCCGTACGACCCGCTCTACCCGTTGTCGTACTACGCGATGGCGGCACGCTCGTACCTGCACCGCTACGGCGGCACCCGCGAGCAGCTCGCAGAGATCGCGGTCGCCGCCCGCGAGTGGGCCCTGCTGAACCCGAAGGCGTTCCGTCACGGCAAAGGCTCTTTGAGCGTCGACGACGTCGTCGGGTCGACGATGATCTCGAGCCCGTTGACCGCGGCCGACTGCTGCCTGGTCACCGACGGCGGCGGAGCCGTCGTGCTCACCTCGCTCGAACGCGCCCGTCATCTGCCGAACAAACCGGTGCAGGTCCTCGGCTACGGCGAACGCACCACCAACACCTCGTTCACCGCCGTCGACGACCTCACCAGTCCGGGCGCGGTCGGCTCCGGCGCCGACGCGTTCGCGCGCGCCGGCATCTCCCCCGCCGACGTCGATGTCCTGGAGGTCTACGACTCCTTCACGATCACGGCAGCGCTCAACGTCGAGGCGCTCGGGTTCTGCGGCCCGGGCGAGGTGTTCGACTACATCGCCGACGGCCGGATCCGCCCGGGCGGCGCACTGCCCCTCAACACCAGCGGCGGTGGTCTCTCGTACTGCCATCCCGGCCAGCTCGGCGTCCTGCTGCTGGTCGAGGCGGTCCGTCAGCTGCGCGGCGAGTGCGGACAGCGCCAGGTCCCCGACGCACAGATCGCCGTCGCCCACGGCACCGGCGGCATCCTCTCCACCCACGCCACCGTCGTCCTGGGAGTCGACCGATGA
- a CDS encoding acyl-CoA dehydrogenase family protein: MKFELDEDQREFKALLRQFVDNEIVPVARDWEQAGRYPTEIVAGMADMGLFGITVPEEYGGLDLDPVSFALVFEEIARGWMGIAGILGSHSLACRLIAMHATAEQKQKYLPDLATGTRRSGIGLTEPDAGTDLQGIRTTARRDGDHYVVNGAKMWITNARYADPLPVLVKTDPTASPAHKGMSVLLIEADTPGFTVTKDIPKLGYKGTESCEILLEDVRVPVSQLVGGVEGRGMQQVLSALEWGRVNIAARSVGIAQRAHDEALAYAQQRKAFGKPIADFQAIQLKLGELGTQVQAARLMAYWAADAVRTGRADGATGMAKIFCSEVALQAAIDAMKVHGGYGYSTEFEVERLYRDAILMSIGEGTNDILRTVVAKSLVSGETVIGR, encoded by the coding sequence ATGAAGTTCGAGCTCGACGAGGACCAGCGCGAGTTCAAGGCGCTGCTCCGGCAGTTCGTCGACAACGAGATCGTCCCGGTCGCGCGCGACTGGGAGCAGGCGGGCCGCTACCCGACCGAGATCGTCGCGGGCATGGCCGACATGGGACTGTTCGGCATCACGGTGCCCGAGGAGTACGGCGGCCTCGACCTCGACCCGGTCTCCTTCGCACTGGTCTTCGAGGAGATCGCCCGCGGCTGGATGGGCATCGCGGGCATCCTCGGCAGCCACTCGCTGGCGTGCCGCCTGATCGCGATGCACGCCACGGCGGAGCAGAAGCAGAAGTACCTCCCCGACCTCGCCACCGGCACGCGTCGCAGCGGCATCGGCCTGACCGAGCCCGACGCCGGCACCGACCTGCAGGGCATCCGCACGACCGCTCGCCGCGACGGTGACCACTACGTCGTGAACGGCGCCAAGATGTGGATCACGAACGCCCGCTACGCCGACCCGCTCCCGGTGCTGGTCAAGACGGACCCCACGGCCTCCCCGGCCCACAAGGGCATGAGCGTGCTGCTCATCGAGGCGGACACCCCCGGCTTCACTGTCACCAAGGACATCCCGAAGCTCGGCTACAAGGGCACCGAGTCCTGCGAGATCCTCCTCGAGGACGTCCGCGTCCCGGTCAGCCAGCTGGTGGGCGGTGTCGAGGGTCGCGGGATGCAGCAGGTGCTGTCCGCCCTCGAGTGGGGTCGCGTCAACATCGCCGCCCGCTCCGTCGGGATCGCCCAGCGTGCCCACGACGAAGCCCTCGCCTACGCCCAGCAGCGCAAAGCGTTCGGCAAACCCATCGCCGACTTCCAAGCCATCCAGCTCAAGCTCGGCGAGCTCGGCACCCAGGTCCAGGCCGCGCGCCTGATGGCGTACTGGGCCGCCGACGCCGTCCGCACCGGACGCGCCGACGGAGCCACGGGCATGGCCAAGATCTTCTGCTCCGAGGTCGCGCTCCAGGCCGCCATCGACGCGATGAAGGTCCACGGCGGCTACGGCTACTCCACCGAGTTCGAGGTCGAGCGCCTCTACCGCGACGCCATCCTCATGAGCATCGGCGAAGGCACCAACGACATCCTCCGCACCGTCGTCGCCAAGTCGCTCGTCTCGGGCGAGACGGTGATCGGGCGGTGA
- a CDS encoding Rid family hydrolase, which translates to MTTTAIAPAAFTWFPYDGFTFCLGLTESGHVWTSGHTAAALDEAVGKMTVSGSMAEQARTAYRKVLTIVEGAGLSLTDVTHVTENVTIAGLASYDEALAVRREVFGDHEPAVTTVVVERLVRSAALLEVELKASAGGGTMLLASEARRAGEWTASPVVEGHDGTVHLPTMVPIDASGEIVAPGDFVGQYRYCLEQADALLRKAGMSIDAAVTTFDYSTPGTREVYRKTHRVRKELLGGAGVYPGAGGILMSRLHHPEQLVAIDVTASRHPLELVNPGWSRYDTLTYAPGVKAGRTLFMSGFAALDMETQEALHPGDLRAQAEVTYEAILHLLTYAGLGPEHLLSTIEFCVASELPHYGVVHEVRERLLSAPWPASTGAMCADLLRPEFLLEVFPTALYPLDQHSPEEA; encoded by the coding sequence ATGACCACGACCGCGATCGCACCGGCCGCGTTCACCTGGTTCCCGTACGACGGCTTCACCTTCTGCCTCGGCCTGACCGAGTCGGGACACGTGTGGACGTCCGGACACACCGCCGCCGCGCTGGACGAGGCGGTCGGCAAGATGACGGTGTCCGGCTCGATGGCCGAGCAGGCGCGTACGGCGTACCGCAAGGTCCTCACGATCGTCGAGGGTGCTGGCCTGTCGCTGACCGACGTCACCCACGTCACCGAGAACGTCACGATCGCCGGGCTCGCCTCGTACGACGAGGCACTGGCGGTGCGCCGCGAGGTCTTCGGCGACCACGAGCCGGCGGTGACGACGGTCGTCGTCGAGCGCCTCGTACGGTCTGCCGCCCTCCTCGAGGTCGAGCTGAAGGCGTCGGCGGGCGGCGGCACGATGCTGCTGGCGAGCGAGGCACGACGTGCGGGCGAGTGGACCGCCTCCCCGGTGGTCGAGGGGCACGACGGCACCGTCCACCTGCCGACGATGGTGCCGATCGACGCGAGCGGCGAGATCGTCGCGCCGGGAGACTTCGTCGGTCAGTACCGCTACTGCCTGGAGCAGGCCGACGCGCTGCTGCGGAAGGCGGGGATGTCGATCGACGCTGCCGTGACGACGTTCGACTACTCGACGCCCGGCACGCGCGAGGTCTACCGCAAGACCCATCGGGTCCGTAAGGAGCTGCTCGGCGGCGCTGGCGTCTACCCCGGTGCCGGCGGCATCCTGATGAGCCGCCTCCACCACCCGGAGCAGCTCGTCGCGATCGACGTGACCGCCTCCCGGCACCCGCTCGAGCTGGTCAACCCCGGCTGGTCGCGCTACGACACGCTGACCTACGCGCCCGGCGTGAAGGCGGGGCGCACGTTGTTCATGTCGGGGTTCGCCGCGCTCGACATGGAGACCCAGGAGGCGCTCCACCCCGGCGACCTCAGAGCACAGGCAGAGGTGACGTACGAGGCCATCCTCCACCTGCTGACCTACGCCGGGCTCGGGCCGGAGCACCTCCTCAGCACGATCGAGTTCTGCGTGGCGAGCGAGCTTCCTCACTACGGGGTCGTCCACGAGGTGCGCGAGCGGCTGCTGAGCGCGCCGTGGCCGGCGTCGACCGGCGCGATGTGCGCCGACCTGCTGCGGCCGGAGTTCCTGCTCGAGGTCTTCCCCACCGCGCTCTATCCCCTCGATCAGCACAGCCCCGAGGAGGCATGA
- a CDS encoding MaoC/PaaZ C-terminal domain-containing protein, protein MTSQTAPPAVGDIVARLERTITLTDMVAYAGATWDWHQLHYDTAYAAAKGLPGPIVDGQVFGAYLVEMLQDWLGPDCFVQTLDFSFRNLVFAGETVRCTGEVTAVDDDAVEVALAVTIVGVDGADDRFAVKPATARVLLGTADGGSRP, encoded by the coding sequence ATGACCTCGCAGACCGCTCCCCCGGCCGTCGGCGACATAGTGGCGCGGCTGGAGCGGACGATCACCCTGACGGACATGGTCGCCTACGCCGGCGCGACCTGGGACTGGCACCAGCTCCACTACGACACCGCCTATGCGGCAGCGAAGGGCCTGCCGGGTCCGATCGTGGACGGGCAGGTCTTCGGCGCGTACCTGGTCGAGATGCTGCAGGACTGGCTCGGCCCGGACTGCTTCGTCCAGACCCTCGACTTCTCCTTCCGCAACCTCGTCTTCGCCGGCGAGACGGTCCGCTGCACAGGGGAGGTGACGGCCGTCGACGACGACGCGGTCGAGGTGGCGCTGGCCGTCACGATCGTGGGCGTCGACGGTGCCGACGACCGGTTCGCCGTCAAGCCCGCCACAGCACGGGTCCTGCTCGGCACCGCAGACGGGGGCTCGCGCCCGTGA
- a CDS encoding Zn-ribbon domain-containing OB-fold protein, with translation MSIDRPGWVSGDVPPADEVTAPYWDATREHRLTVQECTACGHRQHPPRAVCTGCSSTTTLIQPDVAGTGIVDTFTVVHRPPRADLDAPYAVARVRLGEGPIVLTRLEGRADPESWSIGDRVEVVWTDLPDGRALPCFRPNDPTEES, from the coding sequence ATGAGCATCGACCGCCCTGGCTGGGTGTCCGGCGACGTGCCGCCCGCCGACGAGGTGACCGCCCCGTACTGGGACGCCACCCGCGAGCACCGCCTCACGGTGCAGGAGTGCACGGCCTGCGGCCACCGGCAGCACCCGCCGCGTGCTGTCTGCACCGGCTGCTCGTCGACGACCACGCTCATCCAGCCCGATGTCGCCGGCACCGGCATCGTCGACACGTTCACGGTGGTCCACCGGCCGCCGCGTGCCGACCTCGACGCACCGTACGCCGTGGCACGCGTCCGTCTCGGCGAAGGCCCGATCGTGCTGACCCGCCTCGAGGGGCGCGCCGACCCTGAGTCCTGGTCGATCGGCGACCGCGTCGAGGTCGTCTGGACCGACCTGCCCGACGGACGGGCACTCCCCTGCTTCCGCCCCAACGACCCGACCGAGGAGTCCTGA
- a CDS encoding FAS1-like dehydratase domain-containing protein has product MGLLTDEVRALVGTQRVYTAPEAMGAAAGRYFALATGDDNPLYTDAAFAREHGLAGVTLPPTLVCETNQYAGLPADAEGYAGHTWGLHLPGTRQVRGGNRYEFARRIRPDDVVTATWEITSATEKTNRSGADMLVVGSTATYTNQHGELLAENTETIIFVALEGAA; this is encoded by the coding sequence GTGGGACTGCTGACCGACGAGGTCCGTGCCCTGGTGGGCACGCAGCGCGTCTACACCGCACCAGAGGCGATGGGTGCCGCCGCCGGACGCTACTTCGCCCTCGCGACCGGCGACGACAACCCCCTCTACACCGATGCCGCGTTCGCACGTGAGCACGGCCTGGCCGGGGTGACTCTGCCGCCGACACTGGTCTGCGAGACGAACCAGTACGCGGGGCTGCCTGCGGACGCCGAGGGCTATGCCGGACACACCTGGGGACTGCACCTTCCCGGGACGCGGCAGGTGCGTGGCGGCAACCGGTACGAGTTCGCGCGCCGGATCCGCCCGGACGACGTCGTGACCGCCACCTGGGAGATCACCAGCGCGACCGAGAAGACGAACCGCTCTGGCGCCGACATGCTGGTGGTCGGGTCCACGGCGACCTACACCAACCAGCACGGCGAGCTGCTGGCCGAGAACACCGAGACGATCATCTTCGTCGCGCTGGAGGGTGCAGCATGA
- a CDS encoding MmgE/PrpD family protein — translation MIASELAAWATGDLLVPVPVDDAARRHLLDGIGTAVAAARLHAAAPAVAVATGLGGPAESTIVGTDTRVGAAAAALATGTLVHALDFDDTHAGGLVHATAVVLPAAFAVGEQTRANGREVLTAAVVGYEVACRVAAAAPHAFHRGGLHATMVAGVFSSAAVASRLMGLDAATTAHALGIAGSQAGGLLAFLGTGASTKQLHPGFASHAGILAARLAAAGATGPVTVFDGPHGVYDALATGPVDPAAILTGLGKVWETEAIGIKPWPTCQLAHATMAAAQDALARSGADPSDVVGVHAQVHPDSASVVCATDRDLSRPVSPYAAKFSLPWSVAAMVLDGRVGTDTYDERALARPDVTELAAAVSWDVLTGPQGAAADAAGDVELVLRDGTRLRGHVDRSPGGGSSPLSKDALLAKLAGNVGPLAAPLADAVESLASAPDLDALLTLAARAASTDLIPSEAHA, via the coding sequence ATGATCGCGTCCGAGCTCGCCGCGTGGGCGACCGGTGACCTCCTGGTCCCCGTGCCGGTCGACGACGCCGCGCGTCGTCATCTGCTCGACGGCATCGGCACCGCAGTCGCCGCAGCGCGTCTCCACGCCGCCGCGCCCGCCGTCGCCGTCGCGACAGGCCTCGGCGGTCCTGCCGAGTCCACGATCGTCGGCACCGATACTCGGGTCGGTGCCGCCGCGGCCGCGCTGGCCACCGGCACGCTCGTGCACGCCCTCGACTTCGACGACACGCATGCCGGCGGTCTGGTGCACGCGACCGCCGTGGTGCTGCCGGCGGCGTTCGCGGTCGGCGAGCAGACGCGGGCGAACGGCCGTGAGGTCCTCACCGCCGCGGTGGTCGGGTACGAGGTGGCGTGCCGGGTGGCTGCCGCGGCCCCGCACGCGTTCCACCGCGGGGGCCTCCACGCGACGATGGTGGCCGGCGTGTTCTCGTCGGCCGCGGTCGCGTCGCGGCTGATGGGACTCGACGCAGCGACGACGGCGCACGCACTCGGCATCGCCGGGAGCCAGGCCGGCGGGCTGCTCGCCTTCCTCGGCACCGGTGCCAGCACCAAGCAGCTCCACCCCGGTTTCGCCTCGCACGCGGGGATCCTCGCCGCGCGGCTCGCCGCCGCGGGCGCGACCGGTCCGGTCACCGTGTTCGACGGACCGCACGGTGTGTACGACGCACTGGCCACCGGACCGGTCGACCCCGCCGCGATCCTCACCGGGCTCGGCAAGGTCTGGGAGACGGAGGCCATCGGGATCAAGCCGTGGCCGACGTGCCAGCTCGCTCACGCGACGATGGCTGCCGCTCAGGACGCCCTCGCGCGCTCCGGTGCCGACCCGTCCGACGTCGTCGGCGTCCATGCGCAGGTCCACCCCGACTCCGCGTCGGTGGTGTGTGCGACCGATCGGGACCTGTCGCGGCCGGTCAGCCCGTACGCCGCGAAGTTCTCGCTGCCCTGGAGCGTCGCGGCGATGGTCCTCGACGGACGGGTCGGCACCGACACGTACGACGAGCGCGCCCTCGCGCGCCCGGACGTGACTGAGCTCGCCGCTGCAGTCTCCTGGGACGTGCTCACCGGCCCGCAGGGCGCGGCCGCCGACGCAGCAGGCGACGTCGAGCTCGTCCTGCGCGACGGCACCCGGCTCCGCGGGCACGTCGACCGCAGCCCCGGCGGCGGGTCCTCCCCGCTGTCGAAGGATGCCCTGCTGGCCAAGTTGGCCGGCAACGTCGGCCCGCTCGCCGCCCCGCTCGCCGACGCCGTCGAGTCGCTCGCGTCGGCGCCGGACCTGGACGCCTTGCTCACCCTCGCCGCTCGTGCGGCGTCGACCGACCTGATCCCCTCGGAGGCACACGCATGA
- a CDS encoding HpcH/HpaI aldolase/citrate lyase family protein — translation MIARSYLYVPGNAPDKLAKVLDRGADGVIVDLEDAVPWPAKESARAGVAAWLRALGGDTAGVEVWVRVNAGPLGVTDVDSVVVPGLAGVMVAKTETRAEIEAIDAALGKAEAREGLAAGSVGVVPLLESAASLLDARAIAGAPRVVRLQVGEADLAADLGFGDGTDDSDWATIRTQVVLVSAATGISAPVAPVSTDFSDLDRFAEGTRALARRGYVGRACIHPAQVAVANEVFTPSAEAVESARALVTVFDDAVAAGSGVIIGPDGRMVDEAVVRRARAVLALAR, via the coding sequence GTGATCGCTCGCTCGTACCTCTACGTCCCCGGCAACGCCCCGGACAAGCTCGCCAAGGTCCTGGACCGCGGTGCGGACGGCGTGATCGTCGACCTCGAGGACGCCGTGCCGTGGCCTGCCAAGGAGTCGGCCCGCGCCGGCGTCGCCGCGTGGCTGCGAGCGCTCGGCGGTGACACCGCGGGCGTCGAGGTGTGGGTCAGGGTGAATGCGGGTCCGCTCGGAGTGACCGACGTCGACTCCGTCGTCGTCCCCGGTCTCGCCGGCGTGATGGTCGCGAAGACCGAGACCCGTGCGGAGATCGAGGCGATCGACGCCGCGCTCGGCAAGGCCGAGGCACGGGAGGGTCTCGCTGCCGGCTCCGTCGGCGTGGTCCCGCTGCTCGAGTCGGCGGCGTCCCTGCTCGACGCCCGGGCGATCGCCGGCGCCCCGCGCGTCGTACGCCTGCAGGTCGGGGAGGCCGACCTGGCCGCCGACCTCGGGTTCGGTGACGGCACCGACGACTCGGACTGGGCGACGATCCGCACCCAGGTCGTACTGGTCAGCGCAGCCACCGGGATCAGCGCACCGGTGGCGCCAGTCTCGACGGACTTCAGTGACCTCGACCGGTTCGCGGAAGGCACCCGTGCCCTGGCGCGGCGCGGATACGTCGGACGGGCCTGCATCCACCCGGCGCAGGTCGCCGTCGCCAACGAGGTCTTCACGCCGAGCGCCGAGGCGGTCGAGAGTGCGAGGGCGCTCGTCACCGTCTTCGACGACGCCGTCGCCGCCGGGTCCGGTGTGATCATCGGACCCGACGGGCGCATGGTCGACGAAGCGGTCGTACGCCGCGCCCGTGCCGTGCTCGCCCTGGCGCGCTGA
- a CDS encoding LLM class flavin-dependent oxidoreductase, translating to MRITYAPWGETLAELADAARRAEAAGAEVLWVPELHRSATVSAAALIGATSTAQVGTAIALAFTRSPMVTALEALDLDEMSDGRFVLGLGTGVQRLNEDWHNARWGKPVGHFRETVRNVRLFWERSTTGETIEVEGEFEPMRIRGYERPYAPPRRDIPVYVAAMGPAMTRLAGRIGDGWISHELCSPTYLEKQILPELQAGIEAAGRRRDDVEVVVSACCSVADDASTATRRVAGTVGFYASVRTYAEFFAFHGLADQQQRVIDAFREGRGADYLAGSVDAEMVDALTLNGDRARVATQLAAYEGLADAVKLSPPTHGISAVETRAAQDEIITLIAELTGGTA from the coding sequence GTGCGCATCACGTACGCGCCGTGGGGCGAGACGCTCGCGGAGCTCGCCGACGCCGCACGCCGTGCGGAGGCCGCCGGCGCCGAGGTGCTGTGGGTTCCCGAGCTGCACCGCAGCGCCACGGTGAGCGCGGCCGCGCTGATCGGCGCGACGTCGACCGCGCAGGTCGGCACCGCCATCGCGCTCGCGTTCACGCGGAGCCCGATGGTCACCGCGCTCGAGGCGCTCGACCTCGACGAGATGTCGGACGGACGCTTCGTGCTCGGCCTCGGCACTGGCGTCCAGCGACTCAACGAGGACTGGCACAACGCCCGCTGGGGCAAGCCGGTGGGTCATTTCCGCGAGACCGTGCGCAACGTGCGGCTCTTCTGGGAGAGGTCCACGACCGGCGAGACGATCGAGGTCGAGGGCGAGTTCGAGCCGATGCGCATCCGCGGGTACGAGCGGCCGTACGCTCCCCCGCGCCGCGACATCCCCGTCTACGTCGCCGCGATGGGACCGGCGATGACCCGTCTGGCAGGGCGGATCGGTGACGGCTGGATCAGCCACGAGCTCTGCTCGCCCACCTATCTGGAGAAGCAGATCCTGCCCGAGCTGCAGGCTGGCATCGAGGCCGCGGGTCGCCGTCGTGACGACGTGGAGGTCGTCGTGTCGGCGTGCTGCTCGGTCGCGGACGACGCGTCGACCGCGACGCGACGTGTGGCAGGCACCGTCGGCTTCTACGCCAGCGTGCGGACGTACGCCGAGTTCTTCGCCTTCCACGGGCTGGCGGACCAGCAGCAGCGGGTGATCGACGCGTTCCGCGAGGGACGTGGCGCCGACTACCTCGCCGGGTCGGTCGACGCGGAGATGGTCGACGCGCTCACCCTCAACGGTGACCGCGCCCGCGTCGCCACGCAGCTCGCGGCGTACGAGGGGCTCGCCGACGCCGTCAAGCTCAGCCCGCCCACCCACGGCATCTCGGCGGTCGAGACCCGTGCCGCCCAGGACGAGATCATCACGCTCATCGCCGAGCTCACCGGAGGCACCGCATGA
- a CDS encoding CaiB/BaiF CoA transferase family protein: MAFRTMEHDSSSPPPDPQHAPSPLSDGPLTGVRVIDASTILAGPLCCQILGDFGAEVIKIEHPTAGDSMRGHGESKDGTPLWWKEIARNKQTIGLSLSAPEGAEVFARLVATADVVVENFRPGTLERWGLSPERLQEINPGLVLVRITGFGQRGPYASRAGFGTLAEAMSGFAHLTGQPDGPPTLPAFGLADSICGIAASSAVSMALLAREHNGGQGQVVDMSLLEPIMAAVGPGPTVYQQLGTVGTRHGNRSHNNAPRNTYETSDGHWVAISTSAQAIAERVMHLVGHPEVIDEPWFAAGHSRALHADLLDGYVGGWIGERTRDQVVSAFTDAGAAVAPVYSAKDLVDDPHVRETGMLVEVDDPDLGPVLQHNVMWRMSQTPGRIRFTGRDLGSDTDALLADLGVDPDTLHDLRTRNVVR; this comes from the coding sequence ATGGCGTTTCGCACAATGGAACACGACTCCTCGAGTCCTCCTCCTGATCCCCAGCACGCGCCGTCGCCGCTGAGCGACGGCCCCCTCACCGGCGTACGCGTCATCGACGCGTCCACGATCCTCGCGGGGCCGCTCTGCTGCCAGATCCTCGGAGACTTCGGCGCCGAGGTGATCAAGATCGAGCACCCCACCGCCGGCGACAGCATGCGCGGCCACGGCGAGAGCAAGGACGGCACGCCGCTGTGGTGGAAGGAGATCGCCCGCAACAAGCAGACGATCGGACTCAGCCTCTCGGCGCCCGAGGGAGCCGAGGTCTTCGCCCGGCTCGTCGCGACCGCCGACGTGGTCGTCGAGAACTTCCGCCCCGGCACCCTCGAGCGTTGGGGTCTGTCCCCCGAGCGCCTGCAGGAGATCAACCCCGGCCTCGTCCTCGTCCGCATCACCGGCTTCGGCCAGCGGGGCCCGTACGCGTCCCGCGCCGGGTTCGGCACCCTCGCGGAGGCGATGAGCGGCTTCGCCCACCTCACCGGCCAGCCCGACGGGCCCCCGACCCTGCCGGCCTTCGGCCTCGCCGACTCGATCTGCGGCATCGCCGCCTCCTCGGCCGTGTCGATGGCCCTCCTCGCGCGCGAGCACAACGGCGGTCAGGGACAGGTCGTCGACATGAGCCTGCTCGAGCCCATCATGGCCGCCGTCGGACCGGGCCCGACCGTCTACCAGCAGCTCGGCACCGTCGGCACCCGCCACGGCAACCGGTCGCACAACAACGCGCCCCGCAACACGTACGAGACCTCGGACGGGCACTGGGTCGCCATCTCCACCAGCGCACAGGCGATCGCCGAGCGCGTCATGCACCTCGTCGGGCACCCCGAGGTGATCGACGAGCCCTGGTTCGCCGCCGGCCACAGCCGAGCGCTCCACGCCGACCTCCTCGACGGCTACGTCGGCGGATGGATCGGCGAGCGCACCCGCGACCAGGTCGTCTCGGCGTTCACCGACGCCGGTGCCGCCGTCGCGCCCGTCTACTCGGCGAAGGACCTCGTCGATGACCCGCACGTGCGCGAGACCGGGATGCTCGTCGAGGTCGATGACCCCGACCTCGGCCCCGTACTGCAGCACAACGTGATGTGGAGGATGTCGCAGACCCCCGGCCGGATCCGGTTCACCGGCCGCGACCTCGGCTCGGACACCGATGCCCTGCTCGCCGACCTCGGCGTCGACCCCGACACCCTTCACGACCTCCGCACCCGCAACGTCGTCCGCTGA